From one Nitrosopumilus sp. genomic stretch:
- a CDS encoding glycosyltransferase family 4 protein: MKILYISPRYEGGIGGHAFRVAEKLREQGHDVKLMKIPHIPIKKLKNPSFTIFGILKSLINQEKYDVVHAWNIPSAFVMKYVNSNKKILSVHGAYSEQIEMLHSKTTGYLASKAELKAFKISDKLTTDSKTIQKYYKEKINVDFIYLPAPLDTKKFSNFTKIEKKKNQVVYIGRDSYEKGIDVLKKIEHKINGNVVYCTDLPWKKTMEILKSSNLLVVPSRMESIPQVIKEAFYLKIPVIATNVGGVSEIVIDHETGILIPSENPSKMLDAINSLLDDEELQKKLIQNANDFINKFFSWEVLLPKYLDLYTD; encoded by the coding sequence GTGAAAATTCTGTATATTTCTCCCAGATATGAAGGTGGAATTGGAGGCCATGCATTCCGAGTTGCTGAAAAATTACGTGAACAAGGTCATGATGTAAAATTAATGAAAATACCACACATTCCAATCAAAAAACTAAAAAATCCATCTTTTACAATTTTTGGAATTTTAAAATCATTAATAAATCAAGAAAAATATGATGTTGTTCATGCATGGAATATACCATCTGCATTCGTAATGAAATATGTAAATTCTAACAAAAAAATTCTTTCAGTACACGGAGCATATTCTGAGCAAATAGAAATGTTACACTCTAAAACTACTGGATATCTAGCTAGTAAAGCGGAGCTGAAGGCGTTTAAAATTTCAGATAAATTAACTACTGATTCAAAAACTATTCAAAAATATTATAAAGAAAAAATTAATGTTGATTTTATTTATTTACCTGCACCGTTAGATACAAAAAAATTTAGTAATTTCACTAAAATTGAAAAAAAGAAAAATCAAGTAGTCTACATAGGTCGTGATAGCTATGAAAAAGGAATTGATGTTTTAAAAAAAATAGAACATAAAATTAACGGTAATGTTGTTTATTGTACTGATCTACCATGGAAAAAAACTATGGAAATTTTAAAATCATCGAATCTACTTGTTGTTCCATCTAGGATGGAAAGTATTCCCCAGGTAATCAAAGAAGCTTTTTATCTAAAAATTCCGGTGATAGCAACAAATGTAGGAGGAGTATCTGAAATTGTTATCGATCATGAAACAGGAATTTTAATTCCTTCTGAAAATCCATCTAAAATGCTAGATGCAATAAACTCACTATTAGATGATGAGGAATTACAGAAAAAACTAATACAAAACGCAAATGATTTCATAAACAAATTTTTTTCGTGGGAGGTACTACTTCCAAAATATCTTGATTTATACACAGATTAG